The Gemella massiliensis genome contains a region encoding:
- a CDS encoding cysteine desulfurase family protein — MIYLDNCATTKPYEEVLKTFVEVNSTYFGNPASINKYGKTANKLLTAAREQIANLLGVDSDTLYFTSCATESNNIALLGSVEHKKDFGNRIIVSKIEHPSVLETFRELEHRGFVLDYVDVDKHGFINLEHLKSLLTKETILVSVMHVNNIFGAVQPIEQIIKILENYPKVHFHVDGVQGVIKEKINLTKVDSYSISAHKFHGLKGVGLLYLKSRRTVHNITFGGGQEAGLRSGTVNVAGAVSLAKALRLSFEKIDIAKEQHKVFKKKIIDELGQLEYVVLNSPLNDNYVNSILNISLPKIKGEAIVNALNEHDIMVSTTSACSSKTFHLNEALYARGLSKENIQGSIRVSFSYMTTLEEIETFISIFKEEYKKFKEVIESGI; from the coding sequence ATGATATATTTAGATAATTGTGCAACAACAAAGCCGTATGAAGAAGTTTTAAAAACATTCGTTGAAGTTAACAGCACATATTTCGGCAATCCTGCCAGTATTAATAAATATGGAAAAACCGCTAATAAATTATTAACGGCTGCACGTGAACAAATAGCAAATTTATTGGGTGTTGATAGCGATACTTTATATTTTACATCGTGTGCAACGGAGAGTAATAATATTGCTTTATTGGGAAGCGTAGAACATAAAAAAGATTTTGGTAATCGTATTATTGTTTCTAAAATTGAACATCCATCTGTATTAGAAACGTTTAGGGAATTAGAACACCGAGGTTTTGTTCTTGATTATGTTGATGTTGATAAACATGGATTTATCAATCTTGAACATTTAAAATCTTTATTAACAAAAGAAACGATTTTAGTAAGTGTTATGCATGTTAATAATATTTTTGGTGCGGTGCAGCCTATAGAACAGATAATCAAGATATTAGAAAATTATCCGAAAGTACATTTTCATGTTGATGGTGTACAAGGGGTTATAAAAGAGAAAATTAATTTGACCAAGGTTGACAGCTATTCAATCTCTGCACATAAGTTTCATGGTTTAAAAGGTGTTGGACTACTGTATTTAAAATCACGTCGTACAGTACATAATATTACATTCGGAGGGGGGCAGGAAGCCGGGTTACGAAGTGGAACGGTTAATGTAGCGGGTGCAGTATCACTAGCTAAAGCATTAAGACTATCATTTGAGAAAATAGATATTGCTAAAGAACAACATAAAGTTTTTAAAAAGAAAATTATTGACGAATTGGGACAATTAGAATATGTAGTTTTAAATTCTCCATTAAATGATAATTATGTTAATTCAATATTAAATATAAGTTTACCGAAGATAAAAGGAGAGGCAATAGTTAACGCCCTTAATGAACATGATATAATGGTATCAACAACAAGTGCTTGTTCATCAAAAACATTTCATTTGAATGAAGCCTTGTATGCACGAGGATTATCAAAAGAAAATATCCAAGGAAGCATTAGAGTCAGTTTTTCTTATATGACAACTTTAGAAGAGATTGAAACATTTATTAGCATATTTAAAGAAGAATACAAAAAATTTAAAGAGGTAATAGAGAGTGGAATATAG
- a CDS encoding acyl-CoA thioesterase family protein yields the protein MYEKTIKFKLQKKFFNKSGYLDNKYIYEWLNLAKKHFFSSLGINIDSLIEYDLYYADIEVKYSIRKNIKFENQDIFIKVWIDKHNGVKTIFSYEFLINEEVIILASSSHSILKINGERAVRIDRNLPKWDQILRDVVNNGK from the coding sequence ATGTATGAAAAAACTATAAAATTCAAATTGCAAAAGAAATTTTTTAACAAGTCGGGATATTTAGATAATAAATATATTTATGAATGGCTTAATCTTGCTAAAAAACATTTTTTTAGTAGTTTAGGCATTAATATTGATAGTCTTATAGAGTATGATTTATATTATGCCGATATTGAAGTAAAATATTCAATAAGAAAAAATATTAAATTTGAAAATCAAGATATCTTTATAAAAGTATGGATTGACAAACATAACGGTGTTAAAACAATTTTTTCTTATGAATTTCTAATAAATGAAGAAGTTATTATTCTAGCTTCATCTTCACATAGCATTTTAAAAATTAATGGAGAAAGAGCTGTTAGAATAGATAGAAACCTTCCTAAATGGGATCAAATTTTAAGAGATGTTGTAAATAATGGAAAATAG
- a CDS encoding lysophospholipid acyltransferase family protein: MYKFIKILLSIYYRIFYKVTIINGSKIENAKGIVISGNHLSNHDPLLFPAFFSKNIRFIAKEELFKIFFVKQALESTGAIPIKRGTFDKTAINKSIKLLKEGEVVGIFPEGTRSKSKELSLGESHNGASFIATRAKTKILPFAIIPNKNFRLFSKIKIVVGDEIDATALKESGKTHDEITEILMNSISNLIAKER, from the coding sequence ATGTATAAATTTATAAAAATATTACTATCGATTTATTATAGAATATTTTATAAGGTAACAATAATAAATGGTTCAAAAATTGAAAATGCCAAAGGAATAGTTATTTCCGGGAATCATTTGAGTAATCACGATCCGCTTTTATTTCCGGCATTTTTCTCTAAAAATATTCGTTTTATTGCAAAAGAAGAATTGTTTAAAATATTTTTTGTAAAGCAGGCATTAGAGTCAACAGGTGCTATACCGATTAAAAGAGGAACATTTGATAAAACGGCAATAAATAAGAGTATAAAATTATTAAAAGAAGGAGAAGTAGTCGGAATATTTCCGGAAGGTACTCGCTCTAAATCTAAAGAGCTTAGTTTGGGTGAATCACATAACGGAGCGTCATTTATAGCAACAAGGGCAAAAACAAAAATATTACCGTTTGCTATAATACCTAACAAGAATTTTAGATTATTTTCTAAAATAAAGATAGTTGTAGGTGACGAAATAGATGCTACAGCATTAAAAGAATCTGGTAAAACTCATGATGAAATAACAGAGATTTTAATGAACTCTATTTCTAATTTAATTGCTAAGGAGAGATAA
- the cmk gene encoding (d)CMP kinase yields MKYISVAVDGPAGSGKSTITKLVADKLGFNYVDTGAMYRALTYNFLKNNLTELYEEKIVELLKQVNFEVKFINGIQHVFINKEDVSDKIRTAKVSKYTSLFSKSPAVRNFLIDSQRNLSEVGNIIMDGRDIASVVLPNADVKIFLTASVEERARRRVLDFKKQGITDVDFKNVMKDIAARDYQDENREIAPLVKVNSAILIDTTDLSIDEVVEKIVLLIKNVLN; encoded by the coding sequence ATGAAATATATATCAGTAGCTGTTGATGGTCCGGCAGGATCGGGGAAAAGTACAATAACTAAGTTGGTTGCTGACAAATTAGGATTTAATTACGTTGATACTGGAGCTATGTATAGAGCATTAACATATAATTTTTTAAAAAATAATTTAACTGAATTATATGAGGAAAAAATAGTTGAATTATTAAAACAAGTTAATTTTGAAGTTAAATTCATAAATGGAATTCAGCATGTTTTTATAAATAAAGAAGATGTGAGTGATAAAATAAGAACGGCAAAAGTGTCGAAATATACATCTTTATTTTCAAAATCTCCCGCTGTGCGTAATTTTCTGATTGACAGTCAAAGAAATTTATCAGAGGTAGGTAATATAATAATGGATGGTAGAGATATTGCTTCTGTTGTCTTACCTAATGCTGATGTGAAAATATTTTTGACGGCAAGTGTAGAAGAACGGGCAAGACGAAGAGTTCTCGATTTTAAAAAACAAGGTATTACAGACGTTGATTTTAAAAATGTTATGAAGGATATTGCAGCACGTGATTATCAAGATGAAAATAGAGAAATTGCTCCCCTTGTAAAAGTTAATTCAGCAATTTTAATTGATACAACGGATTTATCTATAGATGAAGTTGTAGAGAAAATAGTTTTACTTATTAAAAATGTTTTAAATTAG